The Papio anubis isolate 15944 chromosome 2, Panubis1.0, whole genome shotgun sequence region AGCTCCCACCTCTGCAGGGGACAATGAAGAGGGATTCTTGGGGTTAGGGGGTGCCAGGCACTGACCTGCCTACCCTGTCCATGGATCAGTGGGTACTTGAGATCCGATTTCTCCACACGTTTGTAGCTCCTACCAGAAGCAGAGCCAGCATCCATGCAAGCCCTGTGCCCCATCTCATCTTTCCCCAACTCAGGGCCCAGCTATCACACCCTCACAGTGCCCACCCTGCCAAGGTAGAGGGGGGCTGCCCCAGGCCATACAGCTGGGACTGGATCCCAGGGGTCTCCCTTCCCACCTGTCCACCATCCCCACTCACCAACCACTCATGTGGTGATCCCTGAACAAAACCTTCTGTCCCAAGTCATCCCCCTTCAGCCGCCGAGGGAACTCCAGTCGGGTGAACTCGCCAGCCAGAAGCTCAGGGTAGACAaaggcctggggtggggaggcTGCACTCAGGTCATACTCACTCTTGTGGCCCTGGACCCAGGAGTTGGGGCTTCACAGCCTCCATGCTGCCAAGCGCACCTACCAGCTGCTGGATCCGCTGCCGCTCAGTCTCTGGGGTGAACTCGAAGCTCAGTGGCCGTATCTCATCTCTTCGCACCAAGATGGCCCTGGAttgaggagagaagggagaggtctAGGAGGGGGGCTCCACCCTCACCCATGGCCACCCTCCTACCAGTCCTTCCTCCAACCACCACGACCCAGCTCTGCCCATGATGATTCCTTAAAGCCCTCCATGACTACCTAAGACCTGCAAGGGTGAAGGCTTAGCCCTTTAGCAGGGCCCCTGAGGTCCCCACCCTCCCCAGCAGCTACTGTCCACCCTCACACTCAACACATACCAAATACACACAATTCAGCCAGTCAATCCTTCCTACTATCCCTCCACTTCCAGCCACCTTTGCTTGTCCCCATTGCTGCTTGTGCTCTCCCCATCCCACCCTTGCCCACCTTCCAAGGGGTGACTCACCTGCTATCCCCAGCATTGGCCACGTACAGCTTTCCCTGCAGGGACACAGCCACCAGGGCTGTGCAACCGCCCACCTGGCCTGAGGCCTCCAGCTCCCGCCCGATCACCTCGTCCTGGGGCAAACCAAGGCCATCTTAGCTGCTGCCTGTTCTGCCACCATACTACTTTGTCTCTCGATCCCCACCCTACCCGACAGTTCACTTCTACTAGCAGGCCTGACAGTCCCAGCCCAAAGTCCAGCCATGCCTCCAAGATCCCTGCAGTCAGGAGATCTAGACAAGGGAAGTGCTACTCAAAATAGGAAGAGAAACCAGCCACTGCACCAAGAACcaaaagggtattcaattagatGATGCAGGTAAAAGCACTTAGCACACAGTAGGCGCTGGATAAAATGAGAGGGGTTATGCTGACAGTGATGGCTGTTAGTAACAACCCAACCAACCCAATCTCATCCTCCCAATCCAAGGATCTGGTGTGATGACCATGGGTATACAGAGATGCCATTTCCCGAGATCCCTAGGGGCAAAATCTCCACTTCTTTCCCAGCCAAAagccacacactcacacattccTGAAAGGCACTCTCCAATGCCCCGATCACCAAGTCTTCTGCCCTGATGCCCTTTTCCTCCACAAACTGAGGGTCACTGGGGCAGATGCAGCGGCCATTGAGGTGCATGGGGGGCCGAGTGGCCACCAAGCCCTCTACCACGGCCTCCAGCTGCCGGCGCAAGCAGGAGTGCAGGGTGTTGGCAGCCAAGATGGCTGCTGCAGGACCGCCGTGCCCGTCGAACAGTGCCCAGTAATGGCCTGTCAGGAACTGCACAGGAAGGGCTCAGTGTCAGCCTCTGCCTGACTTCCCCAGTTGTCCCCTGACCCACCCTGAACTAGAACATGGGGCAGCAGGGTAAGAACCTCAGCCTGCAGGTCGTGGCCCCAGCCTGTAGGAGGGATTCCAGTCAAGAACTCAGGCTGCGCTCACCTCCTCTGGGCACAGGGTCAGCCACTCTTCTTCAGCCCCAAATTCACATCTCCGGATGCACAGCTTCCCACAGGCGGCTTGATCCTCATTGAATTCAGATTTCTCTGCATTGATAATCCTGAGGCCAGGAAATGGTAAGCGACCCTCCAGGGACACACCTATGTCCCCATGGGCACAGGGAGAGGACCCCTCCCTCTGGGGCAACAGCTCCCCAGTGCTGTCCCTAACACACACTTAAGACAACCACGATGTAAGCTTCCTAACTTCAGTGGCCTCATAGTTAAGGTAAAAGTCAGGACCCAGCTCCTCTGGAGCCTACCTGGTGACCCTGGGCTAGAAGGTAAGGGTATGTTGCCATTCCTGTCCCCTGCCCTGTCGCAGCCCAAAGCCCTGTCCCATACAGCGCAGGTCATACCCAGGGTGAGATGGTGGGGGTAGGGGGCGAGGGGAAATCTCCAAAGTCCCGAATGCTGGAACTCTACCGAGTCTCTGGGCCTCATCTTGGAAGCCCCTGGGCTGCAGGTCCTTCCCGACCTCCTGTCTTCTCTGAAGGGGAGGTCGGAATCCCAAGGAAAACGCAGGGTCGGGATGATGGGGACGTTGTCAGGATTCCGAGGAGAGGGCAAGAAGGGGCTGTCCACAGGTGGGTGGGGGCTGTCACTCACTCAGCTTCTCTCGCTTTCTAGGCCGGCGCAAGACCCGTGGCGGGCTCCGGTCCGGGCCCGAGCCAGGGGTCGGGGAGGGGCACTCACTCGGCGTAGCCTGCATTCCAGGGCAGCGTGCGTCCTCGCGCGGGACTGCGCACGGGCCGGGAGTCTGGGCGGCGCGAGGCGTCGGCTGCCCCGGGGCTGGAGCTGGAGCCGCGCAGGAAGCGGGGCCGTCGGTAGGGCACGGGGCTGGCACGCGGCCCGGGCGGCCGCGGCGCGGGGAGCGGCTCCCCAGGCAGGAAGCGGCGCCGGAACCAGCCGGCGGACATGGCGCGGCGGCAGGGGGCTGCCCGCCGAGCGCGGGGCGCTAGGGCTGGGCAGCCCGCGGGAGGAGGAAGTGGGTcgggggcggggccgggaggGTGCGCGGGCGGGAGGCGGGGCCGGGGGCGCGCGGAGGGGAGGCGACGCCCCCCAGCCCCAACCTCCGCCTGGGAGCGTGTTCGCGGCTGGCTTGCTGACTCCAGGGGTCAACCCTCGCGACCGCCCGAAGAAGCCCACGCCGGCATCAGCCCCATTTGACAAGCAGGAAAACCGAGGCCCAGAGAAGCGAAGTGGCCTGCCCAGCGTCTCACAGTAGCCAGGGAGGACTGTTCACCCACGCTTGTGGGGCACTAGTGGTTGAGAGGAAAAGCCCCCCACACTCCGCGGGGCCAGCGTCGCGCAAAGCCTCAGATCTCCTCCTGCTGGGTGGGGACGTGACGCAAGGGGAAGATGGGGACAGGATGAGCTGGGAGGTGTCAGACCCGCACAATGAGTGTCTCCGAGCACAGGTTCCTTCAGGTGGCCTCGAATCCTCTCCGCCCCCGcctgccaccctccaccccagACGGGCTTAGTGGTCACCTTGGCTTTCCCTGTCCTGAGAGGCTGCTGCCACCCTCGAGGACAGTCTTCTAAATGGCTGTCCCTGCATTCAACATGTCCTCGCAGAATAGACAGCAGGATCCTTACTGGACTGTGAGTGAGTGATGGACAAGAGAAATCTGTGTCAGTCTAAAGGGCAATCAGTGGTCCCCCAAAGGCTCCTGCTGGTCCGAGTTCAGACCTGGGACGGAGGGAAGTGAAAGACGAGGAATCATCTTGCGGTCTCTCAACCACTGGCTAGCTGTCACCAGGGTCAGCAGCAGTGTCCTGTTCACATCTGCGAGTTAATAAAGCACtttgtcactcttttttttttttttttttttgagacggagtctcgctctgtcgcccaggctagagtgcagtggccggatctcagctcactgcaagctccgcctcccgggtttacgccattctcctgcctcagcctcccgagtagctgggactacaggcgcccgccacctcgcccggctagttttttgtattttttagtggagacggggtttcaccaggttagccaggatggtctcgatctcccaaagtgctgggattacaggcttgagccaccgcaccccgccttTGTCACCCATTTGTCACTCAAATCCAACTCCCTGTGCAAAAGTGTAACTTTGGCCGGATgcaatggctcacccctgtaatcccaacactctgggaggccgaggcgggcggatcatttgaggtcaggagttcgagaccagcctggccaacacggtgaaaccctgtctctactaaaaatacaaagattagttgggtgtggtggtgcgcgcctgtaatcccagctactcagaaggctggggcacaagaatcgcttgaacccgggaggcagaagttgcagtgagccgagatggagtcactgcactccggccagggcgatagagcgagactcagtctaaaaaaaaaaaagaaagaaagaaaagaaaaaagtgttactTTATATGGACGATTCTGAGGCCCATGGAGGGGAAGTCTTGGACACCCAGGGCTGTGCTATTTCCATTACGACAATGCAGCTGACTCAATCCTCACCCCCAAGGCacttctcttcccctttcctcctccaggaagccaggGCTTGCCAATTGAAAGTGGCTAAGGCTCCACAGCCCAGTGCCCCCATATGAGCTATATGAGGAGTCTACCTTCACCTCCACTCCCTAGCCCAGGCAGACGCTCAGTAGGCCCCACTTCCTCCCAGCAGCTAGCCCTGCCCCAGTGGGAGTTCCTCAGGCCCAAGAAGGAAGGTTCTTAGGGCAGGGAGCTATGCCCAACACCCACTCCCTCCGATGACTCAGTTCCAGAGCAGGCTGGGGGCTGATTGACTGAACCCACAGTGTGTGCTGGGCCCACACTGGGCACAGGAACACAGTACTAATGGAGACAAGTCAGGCCTCTGCCCACCAAGCCCCCTGCAGTGATGATAGCAGTTCTGGTGGATGCTGCTTCATCCAGCTGGCAAGGGGATAGGGGCCACCTCAGAGAAAGTTTCCCAAAGGACCTCTGAGCTGAGAACTGTCACTGTGACAGAACAGAAATGTACCAGGGTGGGGCAGGCCCAATTCAGTCTATGGGGCCACTTTCTTACCCTCACCAGTTGATGCCTCAGAGGATTTTAAAGTCTAAAATTGGACAAAACAAAGCGCTTACACTCTATTCCCCAACCCACTCCTGGGTGGGGGAAAGCCTTGTCCTAAAGTATTTTCACAGAAGCTCTGGGCAACCAGATGTCATAGGCGGTCTGTTGCACAGCTTAgccattttctattttcagagCCATGTGGAAGCACATGGCAATCCCATCCTCTCTGTTCCAAGGTGGCCTGAGTGTTCCTTCAGTGCTACCAGGCTCTTCTGACTTCCAGGGCTCCTGAGCGCCTCACTCTCGCCTGGATCTTAAGCCAATGTCTCCTGGTTTACTCCCTCATTTTGCTGAAGTGCATCCTTCAACAACTTTCCAAGAAACGGTGACTGGGAGGTACTTTCCCGAGAGAGattatttatctatctttttctGTGAATGGTCTGTTTGTATCCTTTGCCAAACTTTCTACTGGGCCATtcgtctttttctgttttttctttttttttttttgatacggagtttcgctcttgttgtccaggctggagtgcaatggcatgatcttggctccccgcaacctccacctcccagattcaagcaattctcctgcctcagcctcctgagtagctgggactacaggcatgtgccaccacacccggctgccaCTGGTCTTTTCTTATTGGCttatgagagttctttatatattagagAAATCAGCTCTTTATTTTGAAAGGAGTTACAAGTATGCTGTTTGTAACAAGTTACAgtttgttatttgtgttttgGCTGTGATGGTGGCTTTTTCCATATAGACTTCATTTTTAATGCAAATGGATTATTGATcttttcataaatgaaaataaaaatgtcaggaaCCCCAAATTTGTTATGCTAAAGGGAGAGTTAAGCTTGGAGACTGAGTCACACACACActggcattccttttttttttttttttttgagatggagtctttctcttctgtcgcccaggctggagtgcagtggcatgatctcagctcactgcaacctccgcctcccgggttcaagcaattctcctgcctcagcctccccagtagctgggattacaggcacccgccaccatgcccggctaatttttgtatttttagtagagacagggtttcgccatattggtcaggctggtctcgaactcctgacctcaggtgatccacccgcctcagcctcccaaagtgctgtgattacaggcatgctaggattacaggtgtgagctaccgcacccggcctctttttaaatttttttaaaaattttattccgGCAACACTTCATTCTATGCTGTAGAACTAATGTTCTCCAAAACTGTCATTCTTTTCCCAAATGGATACCTGTTACCTTGCAACCTTGTGTCAAAATATTATGCATTAACCAGATCTCCATAAAAAGGCACAAAGCCTCACGCATCTCCAGGTGACTGCACTCACAAATTGCTCATCAGTAAATTCTTTGCCAGTCCCTAAAACTTTCAAGATGTATATCCTCCTATAAAACAAGCACATGTCAATTGCAACTTTAGGTCTGCAACCTAAACCTAACTCCTAAAACCAAAGTCTGTTAAATTTCACACTGACAATGTCAATTACAAGTTTATCTGCCCAGGTGCAGAACAAGGATAGGATGAGATCAATCATTCCTCCACCTACCCTGAGACCTCTGCATAATTGGCTCTTCTGTTACTCCCTGTTCTTCCAGTGCTCAACCTATCTTCCAAATAGCCTAGATTTACGGGACACTAATTAAGAGTCTCACAAAAACATAACCATTTGCCTCACTGTCTTCTCCCCTTTATTaaagaaatgtacaaatattGAGCCTCCTGAAAACTTCTTGGGAGAGCACAGGCCACAGACGTTTCTGTGACTTGTGTTGCTTTCCTGGGCACGCTCAAACTCTGGCTCAATAAACCTCGACTGATTGAagctcttgcctcagtctcttatttggttaagattttctttttttttttttttttttctatagactAATTTTGGATGTGAAAGATTTTCTTTGATGGTTTCTGTGTTTGGTGACACAGAAGTTTCCTCCACTCCAAGATTCTACAAACTGCTCCCTTTGtttcttcagtatttttaaattattttagagagggtctcactctgtcacccaaactggaatgcagtggtgtgatcaaggctcactgcagccctgacctcctgggctcaggtgatcctccggccttagcctccccaagtagctgggactacaaacgtgTGACTGTGCCTGGCTAATACATATCTATCTTTTAATCTATCTGTCTATAGATACGTatatgtacagatggggtcttgccatgttgaccaggctggtcttgaattcctggcctccagcagtcctcctgccttagccgagtagctgggactgcagatgtacatcaccatgcctggctaatttaaaaataattttttttggtagagatggagtctcaccgtattgttgcccaggctggtctcaaactcctaggcccaagagatcctcccaccctggcctccccaagtgttgggattacaggcatgagccactgcacctggcccccaacTTCTCGAATAAAGGAAACTATGATTCTTGGGCACACTCACTACCATGTGACATTGATCAAATCACTTCACCTCTCCAAACCTCAGAGTCTTTATCTCTAAGACGGAAACAGTAACACCTACTTCAGGGgctgtcatgaggattaaataaatgtgCCCAGCAGGTAGTAAGTGTACAAAACAAAGCCTCTAATGGTTCATTAATACATTTGCTTATTTTGCAATTATTGGCCACCTGCCAATgctgggcactgttctaggcacaggGGATACAGCAAGGGCAAACACCTAACACTGGTGGAGggaagacaataaacaaatacgTAAAGGTATGTGCCAGGTAGTGATAAAAGCAAAGAATGACCCATGGAGAGGGTCAGCTGGGTAGACCACACAGTACCCTACCTTGTCACAGTTTATCCAGTGAGGGACACTTTTACAGGGCACATGACCTTAATCTTTTTCATTAATCTTGGTTAATTCATTTCTAGGAGGTCAAGTCTCTTGTGGTTCTGTGGAATCACCAACTGCTCCTGTGGATGTGGCTTGGTCTGAGCTGATGTAACAAGTAGCTCTGTGTTGCTGGCACTATTTGGCTGGAGCAGGGTTCAGTGTGGGAGGCCTTGCCTGTGAACTGTTCCAGATGGCAAGCTGCAGGGCTGCATAGCACTCCATTTTCCGCTGTGAGTGCTTGAGGGGACAGTGATTAGCTGATGACACAGGCCCAGTCCTCAGGGTGAGCACAGGAAGATGAATAAGAAAACCCTTCAATTCTGTGTATGCTGGGTTCTCTGGGGATGAGAAACTCAGGGGTTGGGGGGCACAGAGGAGGCCTCAATGCAGGCTAGTGAGCGTGGGGAGCAAGATAGTAAACGGAGCTGAAGCTGGGGCCAGATGCCAGGTAGGCCACACACTTCATCATCACATCTCTTAGCAATCCCAGCCCAAAAAGCTGGCCTCCTTTCCAATCTTCCCAGCCAAAGTCTCTGGACAAGCTGATTGGACCAACCAGAGTCAGATGCTCATCCCTGACTCATCACAGTGGCCTGGAAGATGCCACATGTTGACTGGATGGTAGCAGCAGGCAGGTACTGGTATCAGTAAGGCAAGGCTGCTGGATATAGACACAGGTCATTAGGACATGGGAAGTTCCTCAGACTCACCAGGCTCTGGCCCTCTTTCaacctctgggcctttgcacatgcagtGCTCTCTTCTCAGAAAGCCTTTCTGGCTGGGactagtggctcacacctgtaatcccagcactttaggaggccataggcaggaggattggttgagcccaggagctccagagcAGCCTGGACCACATAGGGTGACCctcttttttaataataattttatatatatatatatatatatatatttttttttttttttttcaaagaaaacctttccaccgggcgcggtggctcacacctgtaatcccaaccctttgggaggccgaggtgggcagatcacctgtagtcaggagttcgagatcggcctgaccaacatggagaaaccccgtctctactaaaactacaaaattagccaggcatggaggcgcatgcctgtaatcctagccactcgggaggctgaggcaggagaatctcttgaacccgggaggcggaggttgcagtgagccgagatcgcgccattgcaccccagcctgggcaacaagagcaaaactccgtctcaaaaaaaaagaaagaaagaaaacttttcccTCCACTCTGCTGGGCTGTTTCATTCTCCCCTCTAGGTTTCCAATCTTCGCCTTCTCCTGGCAGCCCCTCACATTGTCTCGACGGGCTCTTACCACCATCTAGCGGGTGAGGCGGGCCTGGGCTCTCACCGTGAGGGCAAAGCCTAGCGGCCATGACCACACCGAGGTACCCAGGACCCCACGGGAGGCGCTCAAGAAACGGCCCCTGGGGAAGAGCTGGCACACGCACGCACGTGCGCACGCCCATCCACAAGCAGACCCCTTCCTGGGTGCAAACCCGGGTACGCTGCGACCCGCTCCTATTCGGAAACCCACCTGGCTTGGGGGGCACAGGTCGGGCGCGCGCGCACGATCCGCCCCACCCACAGACCACCGTGATCAGggcgcacacacacgcgcgtcCTCCCACGCACGCTCCGTCACACGCAGGCCCCCTCTCCTGCCACAGAGGAACGCGCTGGCGTGCGCACGGCGGATCAATCAGCCTTAGACCCACCCGGACCGACGCGCATGCTGCGCGCACGCGCGGCTCCGAGTCCCCGCCTCCCGGCCGCGCCTGTCGGGGGCGGGGCGCCGCTGGGGGCGGGTCCTGCGGCACCGCCCGGGAAGCTGCGCGAGGCTCGACAGCCTCCGCCACATCCTTCTCCTCTCTTGGTCCAGCGAGCGGAGGCGGGCCAGGGTCAAGTGGAGGGCTCCGACGGCGCGGACGGAGCGAAGCGCCGAGCCATGGCGCACCAGACGGGCATCCACGGTGAGGACGGATGGCGGGCGGGCAGGGGGCCTGGGTCTCGGCTCTCGGAAGCGCCCCCTCCCCGGCTCTcggcccctccctccaccccgcACCAGCCAGGAGAAGCTTCCTGTTCTCTTTTGCAGCCGTGGGTCGCCTGGGGTGGGCACATCTGGGGGAGTACGGACGTGGTGTGCATAGCTGGGAGTGGGTGTACATGTACGTACACAGCTGGGGTGGAAGTATCTGTGTGCCTACCTGGAGATGAATGTGGCTGTGTGTGCCCATCTGtatatttttgttcctttcctGTAGTGGGTGTACACGCATGTGTACCCGTCTTCCGTGTACAGTCCTACGTGTGCACCTCTCGATGTGACTCCCTTGTGCACATCTAAGGGTCATTCATGCACTGGCACTTGTGGCTGTTTGATTGGACACTGTAGGTCGCATAGGACCCTCTTTAGACATCAGTGTTTCATGGcagtgtgcacatgtatgtgggtgtctgtgtgtgtgcatagttGGAGCGCATCTCAGTGTGCATTTGTTGCCAAGGATGCATATACCGCATGTGTCTGTATGACTTGAAtgggtttgtgtatgtgtgagggGACCCTGACCTTTGCTCCTCCCAGGACACTCACTCTCCCCAGGCTGGGGAAAACCCAGAACAGAGACTGCTAAGTGGGATGGAGAAAGCTGCCTATCTGACCTTGACCTCTGACCTCCCTCCCATTTTCCGTTGTGACTTTCTGAGCCTGTCTCAGTCTGGTTGGAAGATCCCAGCTCCAGACTGCAGACAGGGAAGAGGTCCAGATATGGGGTTTGTGGGGGAGAGTCCTGGCCCTAAATAATCCAGGCcagctccccccccccccccccccccccctagGAAGCTTCACCATCCCCTAGCATCACACACCCCCTCCCCCAGGGGTCCCGGTTTCCTTCTTGGACGGGCTGTGAGAGAAGCAATGGCCAGGAGCCAGGTGCCCTGACTACCTGgggctcagtgtcctcatctgtcaCTGACCTGGGAGGGCTGCCTGGCCTGTGGGGAAGGCCCAGGCTGTTTGCCCAGACAGCCTGGCTGGTTTGGCCATCAGCCACCCCTCCCACCGCACTAGGATCCCCTGCTTGGGGCTGCCACCATCGACCTGCCTGACCACCTGAATCCTGGTGCGGTTGTGGCCACTTGGTGGCTGGGCTGCCCTGAAAAGGTTTCCCTGGCCCTGCGAAGGCAGGGGCCTGGGTCAGGGCCAGGCCTCCCAGATGGGCCAGCCTTTCTCCAGGAGGAGCTGGCAGGCGGGCTTCATGACTCAGCCCCACAGGAGGGAACTGCCTCGTGGCCagcttcttccttcccctttgtcTGGTCATAGCTGCTGCCTCCCGGCCTCCAGCCCTGGTGGAGGAGATCCCAGGAAGTTAGCCACCCCATACCCCTTCCCTGCTGCCTCACTCCCTCATTACCCATAGTGAGACAGGCCCACTGAGGGGGTcactgggggctgggctgccccCAGTCCTCCTTCCGCCTGTGAGCAGCCCACTCCTTCCCATTTCTGGCTGGGGGAGTTGGCAGGAGAGATCACCCTGGAGGACCAAGTGCCAGCCCTGTCCTGACCATAGGTGTGGATCTGCTGACCTCAGAGCAGGGCAGGAAAGGGACCTGTAACGTGAGGCTCACTGGAGTCGGAGGGAGGGTGTTCATGAATCATTGATAATAGAGGCTCAGGTGTCCCAGGCCTGGTCTCTGGATTATTGATGGCGGCTGGGCAGGCAttggggctggggtgggcagggaggtGTGCCTTCCCCTGCTGGGGTGTCAGTTTGCCCTAGTAACACTAGAAGGGGCCCGTTGGCCTGTCCTTTGGGAGAGCTTCTTGGTCTCCCTTCCGGGAAGGTCTGGGCAGGTAGAAGAGGCAGCTCAGCACAGTCAGCTTGCTGTTGTTATCGTAATAAAAGATTAATTGTTATTAGTAGAGGCCACCATTGCCAAGCCCTTTCTCCCATTTACTCCTCACCACAGCCCTGCCAAGTTTGGggctattatctccattttatacactgaagttcagagaggtcagGGGTCACCCAGCTAAGGGAGAGGTGGAGCCCCAGAGGCCAGGCTTGGGGCCTCAGGGACCTGTTTGGGATCTGCCAATGGAAAGTTCTGTCCTGGCCCAGTGGGACGGTGTCCACCTGCCTACAGTTCCATGCCATGTTTCTCTGAGCCCTAAGGGTCTGCTGAGCTCAGCTGGGCCCCAGCCCACCCAGTGGCCTTGGAGGGTGGTGCATAGCCTGAGGTCTCAGATTAACGGTCACTCTGCAAGGGGGGCACCTGAGGACATGACCAGAGTTTGTTTTCCTAAAGGCCCCCCCGCCTCTGAGTTGCCCAGTCCTGGCCCTATAAATATTCTCTGACCTCAGGCCTCCAGCTGTGTTCCTGATGGAATTCTCCTGACCCCTGGGCAGCCTCAAGGTCACTCTGGCCAAGCCCTGCTCACCCAGGGACCCAAGCAGGGACCTTCCCCGCATGGTCCGTGGTGGTTTCCCTGTCCACTAGTAGATCCACCACTTATGGCTCCCTGGCTCTCACCATGGTCCTCATCTCTGCCCTGGGGTCCTTGGTCACTCACTGGCTCTTACCTTCCAGCTCTACAGCCCAGTggccaagatggagtctctctctcttttttttttctgaggtggagtttcactcttgttgcccaggctggagtgccatggtgtgatctcagctcactgtaacctctgcctcccgggttcaagcgattcttctgcctcagcctcccaagtagctaggattacaggcgcaagccaccatgtgcggctaattttttgtatttttagtagaggcggggtttcaccatgctggccaggctggtcttgaactcctgacttcaggtgatctgcccaccttggcctcccaaattgctgggattacaggcacgagccactgcacctgaccaagaTGGAGTCTCTTAGTGAGTTTCCGGGGTCCACTCCTCCTGGAAGCTGCCCCAACTGCCTGAGGGTTAAAGGCATCTTGTCCCCCTACCCCCCACAGGGCTGTGTCTGGGCTGGCTGTGGTTCTTCAGGGTCTCAGGGTTAGACAGCCTGGCTTGAGGGCTGGGACTGGGGCTGCATACATGGGTGTCATGTGTGTCCATGTGCTTCTGTGTACACTTTGATACATCCAGTTGCCTGCACACAAGTCTCAGCCAAGCTCTGCACTTGCCTGCCTGTGTGCGTGTTAGCAAGCTGGGGACTGTAtctctttgtgtgtttgtgtatctaaatgtgTGTGTCCATTTGTGTTTAAGCAACTGAGCGTGTGTTCATGTATGAGGGTGTTTGAATTTCTGCTCCTCTGTCACACATCCATGTCATGTGTTACATTCACACATGCTGGAttgagctctgtgtgtgtgtgtgtgtgtgtgtgtg contains the following coding sequences:
- the PPM1M gene encoding protein phosphatase 1M isoform X2 encodes the protein MSAGWFRRRFLPGEPLPAPRPPGPRASPVPYRRPRFLRGSSSSPGAADASRRPDSRPVRSPARGRTLPWNAGYAEIINAEKSEFNEDQAACGKLCIRRCEFGAEEEWLTLCPEEFLTGHYWALFDGHGGPAAAILAANTLHSCLRRQLEAVVEGLVATRPPMHLNGRCICPSDPQFVEEKGIRAEDLVIGALESAFQECDEVIGRELEASGQVGGCTALVAVSLQGKLYVANAGDSRAILVRRDEIRPLSFEFTPETERQRIQQLAFVYPELLAGEFTRLEFPRRLKGDDLGQKVLFRDHHMSGWSYKRVEKSDLKYPLIHGQGRQARLLGTLAVSRGLGDHQLRVLDTNIQLKPFLLSVPQVTVLDVGQLELQEDDVVVMATDGLWDVLSNEQVAWLVRSFLPGNQEDPHRFLKLAQMLIHSTQGKEDSPTEEGQVSYDDVSVFVIPLHSQGQESSGR
- the PPM1M gene encoding protein phosphatase 1M isoform X1, encoding MSAGWFRRRFLPGEPLPAPRPPGPRASPVPYRRPRFLRGSSSSPGAADASRRPDSRPVRSPARGRTLPWNAGYAEIINAEKSEFNEDQAACGKLCIRRCEFGAEEEWLTLCPEEFLTGHYWALFDGHGGPAAAILAANTLHSCLRRQLEAVVEGLVATRPPMHLNGRCICPSDPQFVEEKGIRAEDLVIGALESAFQECDEVIGRELEASGQVGGCTALVAVSLQGKLYVANAGDSRAILVRRDEIRPLSFEFTPETERQRIQQLVASPPQAFVYPELLAGEFTRLEFPRRLKGDDLGQKVLFRDHHMSGWSYKRVEKSDLKYPLIHGQGRQARLLGTLAVSRGLGDHQLRVLDTNIQLKPFLLSVPQVTVLDVGQLELQEDDVVVMATDGLWDVLSNEQVAWLVRSFLPGNQEDPHRFLKLAQMLIHSTQGKEDSPTEEGQVSYDDVSVFVIPLHSQGQESSGR
- the PPM1M gene encoding protein phosphatase 1M isoform X3 is translated as MSAGWFRRRFLPGEPLPAPRPPGPRASPVPYRRPRFLRGSSSSPGAADASRRPDSRPVRSPARGRTLPWNAGYAEIINAEKSEFNEDQAACGKLCIRRCEFGAEEEWLTLCPEEFLTGHYWALFDGHGGPAAAILAANTLHSCLRRQLEAVVEGLVATRPPMHLNGRCICPSDPQFVEEKGIRAEDLVIGALESAFQECDEVIGRELEASGQVGGCTALVAVSLQGKLYVANAGDSRAILVRRDEIRPLSFEFTPETERQRIQQLVASPPQAFVYPELLAGEFTRLEFPRRLKGDDLGQKVLFRDHHMSGWSYKRVEKSDLKYPLIHGQGRQARLLGTLAVSRGLGDHQLRVLDTNIQLKPFLLSVPQVTVLDVGQLELQEDDVVVMATDGLWDVLSNEQVAWLVRSFLPGNQEDPHSLSAGWSSQVLEAGPDADTQHTGKGRQSHRGRAGVLR